Proteins from a single region of Chryseomicrobium sp. FSL W7-1435:
- the leuD gene encoding 3-isopropylmalate dehydratase small subunit, whose protein sequence is MEPIQVVKSIVTPLDKKNVDTDQIISKEFLKRIERTGFGKYLFYHWRFQEDGSEQPDFVLNQPLYSGSKILVAHENFGCGSSREHAPWAIGDYGFRVVIAPSFADIFYNNCMKNGILPIRLPVAQVEEILHKAAYRVVVDLPNQEILGEDGAIYPFDIDPYQKKMLVNGWDEISLTYLYEEQIVAYEKNNARQAAL, encoded by the coding sequence ATGGAGCCGATTCAAGTTGTCAAAAGTATCGTCACCCCTTTAGACAAGAAAAATGTCGATACCGATCAAATCATTTCAAAAGAGTTTTTAAAACGTATTGAACGTACAGGGTTTGGAAAGTATTTATTTTATCATTGGAGATTTCAAGAAGATGGTTCGGAGCAGCCTGATTTTGTCTTAAATCAGCCACTTTATTCAGGTTCTAAAATCTTGGTGGCGCATGAAAACTTTGGCTGTGGGTCGTCACGAGAACATGCCCCATGGGCGATTGGAGATTATGGTTTTCGAGTAGTCATTGCACCAAGTTTTGCAGATATCTTCTACAACAACTGTATGAAAAATGGCATTCTCCCTATACGATTACCTGTAGCTCAAGTAGAAGAAATTTTACACAAAGCAGCTTATCGAGTAGTGGTGGATTTGCCTAATCAAGAAATTTTAGGGGAAGATGGTGCGATTTATCCGTTCGACATAGATCCTTATCAAAAGAAAATGTTGGTGAATGGTTGGGACGAGATTTCGCTGACCTATCTATACGAAGAACAAATCGTCGCCTATGAAAAAAACAACGCTAGACAGGCCGCCTTGTAA
- the leuC gene encoding 3-isopropylmalate dehydratase large subunit, protein MAKTIIEKIWEQHVVVREQGKPDLLYIDLHLLHEVTSPQAFEGLRIANRKVRRPDLCFATMDHNVPTLNRAVVKDEIAKKQMTTLEKNCLEFGIPLADMDHPDQGIVHIIGPELGLTQPGKTIVCGDSHTSTHGAFGALAFGIGTSEVEHVLSTQTLWQAQPKTMEVRVTGELGFGVTAKDVILAIIAKFGIDMGTGHIIEYTGDAIHNLSMEERMTICNMSIEAGARAGLVSPDHTTIEYLRGRRHVAQENFDELAQSWLALATDEGATYDSVCEINASEIEPYVTWGTNPAMGRGISQQVPYADDYATQSDRSALKQALHYMGLEQGQSLQDIPIQHVFIGSCTNARLSDLQQAAKVVAGKQVAKGVRALIVPGSQSTKRQAEALGLDVVFKQAGFEWRESGCSMCLAMNDDTVPAGERCASTSNRNFEGRQGTGSRTHLMSPAMAAAAALEGRLTDVRKYEKVFA, encoded by the coding sequence ATGGCAAAGACCATTATCGAGAAAATTTGGGAGCAGCATGTAGTCGTTCGAGAACAAGGAAAACCAGATTTACTCTACATTGATCTTCATTTGCTACATGAAGTGACCTCCCCACAAGCTTTTGAAGGACTGCGAATAGCCAATCGGAAGGTTAGGAGACCGGATCTCTGTTTTGCAACGATGGATCATAACGTTCCTACTTTAAATAGAGCAGTTGTAAAAGATGAAATTGCCAAAAAACAAATGACGACTCTTGAAAAAAACTGCTTAGAATTTGGTATCCCACTGGCCGATATGGATCACCCTGACCAAGGCATTGTCCATATTATTGGTCCGGAGTTGGGTCTTACACAACCAGGAAAAACGATTGTTTGTGGGGATTCTCATACGTCTACACATGGCGCTTTCGGTGCTTTAGCATTTGGTATTGGAACGAGCGAAGTAGAGCATGTATTATCTACTCAAACGCTCTGGCAAGCACAACCAAAGACAATGGAAGTCCGAGTCACTGGAGAATTAGGATTTGGAGTCACAGCTAAAGATGTCATTCTAGCGATTATTGCTAAGTTTGGAATCGATATGGGGACTGGCCATATCATTGAGTATACGGGAGATGCTATTCACAATCTTTCAATGGAAGAACGTATGACGATTTGCAATATGTCAATTGAAGCAGGAGCGCGTGCAGGACTTGTTTCACCTGATCATACAACTATTGAGTACTTGCGAGGTCGTCGTCATGTAGCTCAAGAAAACTTTGATGAATTAGCGCAAAGTTGGTTAGCTCTAGCAACTGATGAAGGTGCAACCTACGATAGTGTTTGTGAAATCAATGCATCTGAAATCGAACCTTACGTGACGTGGGGCACAAATCCAGCGATGGGTAGGGGCATATCCCAACAGGTCCCATATGCAGACGACTATGCAACTCAATCTGATCGTTCGGCTCTTAAGCAAGCCCTTCACTATATGGGCTTAGAACAAGGGCAATCTCTGCAAGACATTCCTATCCAACATGTCTTTATTGGATCTTGCACGAATGCGCGCCTTAGTGATCTTCAGCAAGCAGCAAAAGTAGTGGCTGGTAAACAGGTGGCAAAAGGCGTGCGCGCGTTAATTGTACCTGGGTCTCAATCCACGAAACGACAAGCAGAAGCCTTGGGATTAGATGTTGTGTTTAAACAGGCAGGTTTTGAATGGCGAGAGTCTGGATGCTCCATGTGCCTTGCCATGAATGATGATACAGTTCCTGCAGGAGAACGATGTGCTTCAACAAGCAATCGCAATTTTGAGGGGCGTCAAGGAACGGGTTCCCGTACCCACTTAATGAGTCCGGCAATGGCTGCAGCAGCTGCACTTGAGGGCCGCCTGACAGATGTACGAAAATACGAGAAAGTCTTTGCTTAG
- the leuB gene encoding 3-isopropylmalate dehydrogenase, with product MKKKITVLPGDGIGPEVTQAAVEVLKTIAKRFQHEFEFQYALIGGAAVDQVGEPLPDATVAACQQADAVLLGSVGGPQWDSVAAEQRPEKGLLALRKHFNLYANLRPVKAYEALAEVSPLKQNRIMGTDFVIVRELTGGLYFSEPRKKTADAAVDTLVYTRKEIERIVIAAFQLARSRNGKLTSVDKANVLASSKLWREIVEEVKVGYPDVAVDHILVDAAAMQLIKEPSSFDVIVTENLFGDILSDEASMITGSLGMLPSASVREDSFGVYEPIHGSAPDIAGKELANPAGAILSAAMLLEHSFGLKAEAKAIEDAVERVLQDGYFTADLSTNRFLSTSQWTAKVIEELDGESVAESICFSYISG from the coding sequence ATGAAAAAGAAAATTACAGTATTGCCTGGAGATGGAATCGGTCCGGAAGTGACACAAGCGGCAGTTGAGGTGTTAAAAACAATCGCAAAACGCTTCCAGCATGAATTTGAATTCCAATATGCCCTTATCGGTGGAGCAGCAGTTGATCAGGTTGGTGAACCATTGCCAGATGCTACTGTCGCTGCTTGCCAACAAGCAGATGCTGTTCTTTTAGGTTCAGTAGGTGGTCCGCAATGGGATAGTGTTGCCGCTGAACAACGTCCTGAAAAAGGGTTACTGGCTTTACGGAAACACTTCAATCTTTATGCTAATTTGCGTCCCGTTAAAGCTTATGAAGCGTTAGCAGAGGTCTCGCCATTAAAGCAAAACCGCATTATGGGGACGGACTTTGTGATCGTCCGTGAATTAACAGGTGGCCTTTATTTTTCTGAACCTCGAAAAAAAACGGCAGATGCGGCAGTGGATACACTCGTCTATACCAGAAAAGAAATTGAACGCATCGTAATTGCTGCTTTCCAATTAGCAAGATCTAGAAATGGCAAATTAACCTCAGTTGATAAGGCAAATGTATTAGCTTCTAGTAAATTGTGGAGAGAAATAGTAGAAGAAGTGAAGGTCGGCTATCCAGATGTAGCAGTTGACCATATTCTGGTCGATGCAGCGGCTATGCAATTGATCAAAGAACCATCCTCATTTGATGTTATCGTTACAGAAAACTTATTTGGAGATATTTTAAGTGATGAAGCTTCTATGATCACAGGCTCTCTAGGCATGTTGCCTTCTGCAAGTGTAAGAGAGGATTCATTTGGCGTTTATGAGCCAATTCATGGATCAGCACCCGATATTGCCGGGAAAGAACTAGCAAATCCAGCAGGAGCTATCTTATCAGCAGCCATGCTGTTAGAACATTCATTTGGCTTGAAAGCTGAAGCAAAAGCGATTGAAGATGCAGTGGAGCGTGTCTTACAGGATGGTTATTTCACGGCAGACCTTTCAACAAATAGGTTCTTATCCACGTCGCAATGGACGGCTAAAGTCATTGAAGAATTAGATGGCGAGTCAGTAGCAGAGAGTATTTGTTTTTCCTATATTTCAGGTTAA